The following nucleotide sequence is from Halogeometricum borinquense DSM 11551.
CGGGAACGAGTGTCCGGCAGACACCCTCTAATACCGTCGAAACGCGGACGACGAGAGCGAGGTCCTGCGGGAGTCTGAGTGGGAAATCGTACAGCGTTTCCTCAAACTGCGACACCAACTGTTGGATGCGGTATTGGTCTACGTCCTGCCCCCGAAGCGTCTCGATAGCGACGGTGAACGTCTCACGCATCAGTTCTCTGTTGGCCGTCGGGTCCAACGCCTCCATAGCGATGAACGCGTCTATCACCCGGTCGATGTCGTCGCGGGCGACACCGACGTAGAAATCGTACATGTGGTCACGCGTTGCGGGACCGATGCGACCGGTCATTCCGAAGTCGTAGAAAATGAGCGTGCCGTCGGACTGGACAGCCAAGTTTCCCGGGTGAGGGTCGGCGTGGAACGCGCCGTCTTCGAGTATCATCTGGATATACGCGCGTTCGAGGCGGCGAGCGAGTTCTTCACGGTCGATTCCAAGCCGTTCGATCTCCCGCACACGGTCGATTTTGACCCCTTCGACGTACTCCATCGTGAGAACGTTCTTCGTCGAGTACGCCTCGCGTGGCACGGGAACGCGAATTTTCGGGTTGTCCGAGAAGTTCGAGCGAATCTCACGAAGCATCGCCGCCTCGTGGGCGTAATCCATCTCCTCGTGAATCGTGTCGGCGAACTCGTCGGCGAGATTCTCGAACGTGAACCGCTGGCCGGGATGGGCGAACCAGAGGAGAACAGGCATCAACGTCTCCACGACGCGCAGGTCCGCCGCTACGACGCGGCGGATGTCCGGTCTGAGTATCTTGACGGCGACCTCCTCGCCGTCGACAACCGCGGTGTACACCTGACCGAGACTCGCACCGCTGATTGGTTCGCGGTCGAAGTGGTCGAACACCTCCTCGACGGGACCCAGTTCCTCCTCGATGCGCGGGTGGACCGTCTCCCAGTCGTCCGGCGGCACCTTGTCTTGCAGTGAGGAGAGTACTTCGACGTACTCGCCCGGGAGCGCGTCAGGGTGCGTCGAGAGAATCTGCCCGAGTTTGATGAACGTCGGACCGAGTGAGATGAGACTGTCGCGGAGATACGTCGCTCGTTGCCGTCGCGTCGCGGAGTCGGGTCGGCGGCGACGCCCGAACAGGAGGAATCGCCGCCTGTCTCGCGCGATGCCGACAAACAGCGGGAGGAACGTGCGGATGACGACGAGAAGTCGCCACAGCGACCGAAGCGTAACACGCAGACCGGACGGCCGCTCCGCGTCTGGCTCGGGGACGTCAGCGGGAGCGGAACCATCGGTAGACCCGGTAGCGTCAGCGTGTTCGGCCGCCTCGGCGGACCTCTCGGAATCGGGTGCCGACATCTAGGGTGGGTTTCATTCGGGGGCGCGAAGGTAAAAAGGACCCCGCCACGGCGTGCGTCGAAACCCTCCGAGAAAGTGGAGACTAATGCTTTCCCCGGACCGAACAGAGTGTACATCTGAGTACACTGCTGAGCTACACACCAACAGTTACTGCAATTGACGATAATATGGTGAACAGTGTGTTGACAAATAACGGATCTCGAATACGGATCGTAGAACTGTGTCTCTCAGTCGCTTGTTTAGTGGTCTTCTCTTCGGTTTTCTTCGTTCCGCCAGCCGTGCAGACGGCACTCTCCGATACGCTACTTGGCAGTGTATTTGGTGTGCTGATTTGGGCTTCTCCAGCGTTACTCGGTGGAGTCACCCTCTATAGAGCTGTCTCTCACGGCCGCAGTTTGGGTTCCTATGTAACCGGCATCCTCAGCGTCATGATACTTCTACTCGTGATTCTAAACGTTCGAGCAGTGATTACCACAGACGGTCTCTTCTCCTACGGTGGCAGAGGGATGTTCTTCGGTCCGCTGATCGCCCTCTGTATCGGTTCGGTCCTCGGATTGGTCGTGCTGATCGAAGAGTTGCTTACGAACGACACCGACCAACAGCGGAAAAGAACTGCGTGACTACTGGGTAACGGTCATCCAGCCGCTCACCCCACGAGAAACCCTATATTTTTTGCGTCGTCCCATGTCGAAGATGGCATGAGATTTACATTACTCGGGACTGGTGACGTACTTGGTGTCCCACCGCCGTTTCAGACACTGGCAGATGCTAATGCGGCAGCGCGTCGCCGTCGATGTGGCGCGCTCATTGAGACCGAGACGACAACACTCCTGCTCGATGTTCCACCGGAGTTCCGTGACGGGATTCGACAGGCTGACGTCGGTAGCGTAGACGCGGCGTTCGTGACCCACTGGCATCACGATCACGTCGGCGGCATCGATGACTTAGCTCTTACCGCCCGGTTCCTCGATATTCCACTCTATTTGACGGCGACTGCGCAGGACCGGTTTGCCCAGGAGAAACCGTACCTAACCGATTCGGTCGCCATCCGCAACCTCATGCACGGGGAACCGGTCACAGTGGGTGATATCGAAATCACTCCCATTCCGGTCGCTCATGATCGCCCGGAGTGTGATACGCTCGCGTTCCGACTTGAAACGGGCACGGAAACAATGGTATACGCGCCGGACTTCGAGAACTGGTGTCCCGATATGCCGGGCGGTAAGATGTATACCAACGCTGATCTCGCGGTTCTCGAAGCCACGCCAGCCATCGCCCCAGAGCTGTTGTCGTCAGACGTACCAACCCCGGACCCAGTGACAAAAGCGGCGGCATCACGAACGGTTCTGACCCATCTCAACGAATACATGCTGGGGAAGAGTACGGCGACGTTGGAAGCAATGGCGGCTGAGGAGGGGTACGAGTTGGGCGAGGATTTTGCCAGTTACACGGCCTAAGAAAGACTGCTGTGTGAACCACTACTGAACGGCCGCTTCTGGAAGGTGAACGGAAACCGCTCCCGGGGGATCAGACGCCTTCGACCAGTCGCTCCAGATGCTCCGGCGGCACCGCACCGCGCGCCCCGTATCCGTCGTAGGCGAACGTCGGCACGCCCGTCACGCCCTGTTGGTGAGCCTCGGTGAATTGCGCACGAACCTCCTCGCGGAGGGCATCGTCGTCCAGCGCCGAGCGTATCTCGTCGCCCACAACGCCGGCGTCTTCGGCAAGTTTGACGAGCAGTTCTTCGTCACCGATATCCGCGCCGTCCTGCCAGAGCGCGTCGAAGATGGCAACGTCGAAGTCGAGCCACGTCTCGTAGTCGTAGTGCTGTTTGACGTAGTAGGACGCCATCTGCGCGGGAAGCGAGTCGATGTCGGTATCGACGTCGAGGTCCATCTCCACGCCGTACTTCTCCTGTAGGCGACGGACGTTCTCTTTGGCCTGTTCGTAGTACTCGTCGTCCTTACCGTCGTCCACCGAGTGGTCGATGGTGCCGTCGGGATTGCGCTTTTGACTCCGGAGGTCGAACGGATGCCAGTCGATTTCGAGTTCGTCTTCGCGGGTCGATTGATACCGTCGGAGCGATTCGCGCCCCAGATAGCAGAACGGACAGACGTAGTCGGAGTAGACTGTGATTTGCTCCGCGTATTCGGCGGACTCAGAGTCGCTCATAGATTCGGTAGGAGACGACGACGGTAAAAGAACGCGTCCGGGGAGCGACTCGCCGGTAGCTCTACCGACGTAGCGATCACCGGAACGGGAAGACAACCTCCGTATCAGATGCCGTACGTCACGCCCGTCAGATCTTCCGAGAGTTCCCACAAGCGGTGGGCATCGTCCTCGTCGTGCGACGCCTCGCTGGATGCTGCAGTCCCGGGGGAGCCGCGCATGCCGAACAGTCCCGTCGGACCGATGTACGACCCGCCGCGAACGTCATCAGCAGTGGCGGCGTACAGCATCGGTAGCGCGCCCATCTCGGCGCTCTGTGCGAACACACGGTTTGCGAGTCCCATCCCCAGCTTTCGGACGAACGACCCCGCCATCTCCGGGCCGCGACGTTGCAGATTTGTCGCGGCGTATCCGGGATGACAGCCGACGCTGAGGACGCCTCCCTCGCCGACGCGTTCGAGTCGCCGCTGGAGTTCGTAGGCGAACAGGAGATTCGCCAGTTTGCTCTGCGCGTACGCTGCCCACTTATCGTAGGAGTGTTCGGCCATCGGGTCCGAAAAGTCCATCTCGCCGTTCTGATGGATGCCACTAGACTGGGTGACGACGCGCGTTTCGGCCTCGGTTTCGCGGAGTCTATCGAGGAGGAGACCGGTGAGCGCGAAGTGGCCGAGATGGTTGACGCCGAACTGCATCTCGAAGCCCTGTTCGGTTTCGCGGCGCGGAATCGCCATCACGCCTGCGTTGTTGGCGAGGACGTGCAGTTCGTCGAACGTGTCGTGGAACCACTCGGAGAACCGACGGACTGAGTCGAGGTCCGCGAGGTCGAGTTTCGCCAACGTGAGGTCGGCATCGGCCACCGCGTCCTGCACCGCGTGGGCGGCCTCGCGGCCGCGTTCGGGACTCCGGACGGCCATCACGACGTGTGCGCCTTTCGCCGCCAACGCCTTCGTCGCCTCGTAGCCGAGGCCGCTGTTCGCGCCGGTCACTACCACCGTCTTCCCCGAGCAGTCTGGAACGTCGTCGGCAGTCCACTGCGATGACATGAGACAACTATACGACACGACGGCAGGTAAGTTCGTGGCTCGTGGGGGCCACGCGACTCGCCGCGAGTCTCGAAGACTACCGTTCGGCGACGCCGGTCTGCATCCCTTCGGTGTTGTACGCGCTGCCGACGCCTTCGTCGTCCGCGACGATGACGCCCGCCCCCGACCCGGTGAGTTCGGCGAACTCCTCGATAGCTAACTCGGCGGCCGACTGCGCGTCCTCGCCGCGTTCGAGGTGCCGAACCGCACGCCGGGTGAGCGTCGTCTTGGCGATATCCTCGCCCGCACCCGTCGCAGAGGCGGCCCCCGCGGGAGCCGCGTAGAACCCGGAGCCGACTTGCGGCACGTCGCCGACGCGTCCGGCGAGTGCGAACCATCGCCCGCCGGTGGAGGTGGCGGCAGCGAAGTCCCGCCCGTCGAAGGCGACGGCACCGACGGTGTCGTGATCCGAGAGGTCCGCATCGTTCGAGGCGGTGGCACTCGACTGACCGAATTTGTCGTCTAACCACGCCAAGTGATCCTGAGACGTTCCTTCTGGCGGGGTCGCGTCGTTCCAGCGTTCGCGCGTCTCGGGCGTGAACAGGTTCACGTCCGTCTCGATACCGAAATCGGCCGCGACATCCACGGCAGGGTCGCCCGCGACGAAGATATGCGGCGTCTCTTCCATGACGACGCGGGCAACGGAGACAGCGTGTTCGACACCGTCCATGCCCGCCACCGCGCCCGTCTCGCGGTCGCTCGTCATCACGCCGGCGTCCGTTCGGACCCGGCCATCGGATTGGACTGCACCGCCGACGCCAGCGTTGAACGCGGGGTCCGACTCCATGACCCGGATAGCTGCCTCGACGGCGTCGATTGGCGTTTCACGGGCGGCACCCGTTTCAGCCGCTTCGTCAACTGTCTGTTGTCTCGGATCCGGTTCGTCTGGGACGCCACCTGCGCCCCCGTGAACGATAACTCGCATGGCACCGGCGACGATAGGGGAGGTCAAAACAGCAACGACTCCGGTTCTCGGCGTGGCGGTCGAGTCACGATTGCCGTACAACAGGGATGAAGCGGCGACGCTCGCCGGAAGCGAGAGAACGGCAATACTTTACCGTCGGTCAGGAAACAGGGGATTGTTCATGAGCTACGACCAGATCGAAGTTCCCGAGAACGGGGAGAAGATCACGCTCGCCGACGAGGAGACGGGTGAGCTGTCGGTTCCCGACAACCCGATTATTCCGATTATTCACGGCGACGGTATCGGCACGGACGTCGGTCCGGCCGCACAGAAGGTACTTGACGCCGCCGCAGAGGCGACCGGTCGCTCCATCGAGTGGCTCCGCGTATACGCAGGCGAGTCCGCCCGCAAGAAGTACGACGAGAACCTGCCCGAGGACACGGTGCAGGCGATCAAAGACCACCGCGTTGCGATCAAAGGCCCGCTCACGACGCCTGTTGGTGCTGGTTTCCGCTCGCTCAACGTCGCGCTCCGCAAAAAGCTCGACCTCTACGCGAACGTCCGCCCGACGTACCACCTCGACGGCGTCCCGTCGCCCGTCAAGAACCCCTCGGCGATGGACATGGTCACGTTCCGTGAGAACACCGAGGACGTGTACGCCGGCATCGAGTGGGAAGCCGGTACCGACGAAGTCCAGCAGGTCAAGGAGTTCGTCGAAGAGGAGATGGGCCACGACGACGTCATCCACGACGGCCCCGTCGGCATCGGAATTAAGCCTATCACCGAGTTCGGAACGAAGCGTCTCGTCCGCGAGGCCATCGAGTACGCCATCGAGAACGACCGCGACTCCGTCACCCTCGTCCACAAGGGTAACATCATGAAGTTCACCGAGGGTGCCTTCCGTGACTGGGGCTACGAACTCGCCGCAGAGGAGTTCGGCGACGTCACCATCACCGAGGACGAACTCTGGGAAGAGTACGACGGCGAGAAGCCAGAGGACAAGATTGTCGTCAAGGACCGCATCGCGGACAACATGCTCCAGCAGCTTCTCACCCGCACCGCCGACTACGACGTCATCGCCACGATGAACCTGAACGGCGACTACATGTCTGACGCCGCAGGTGCTCAGATCGGTGGTCTCGGCATCGCACCCGGTGCGAACTTCGGTGAAGGTCTCTGTCTCGCAGAACCGGTCCACGGCTCTGCACCCAAATACGCCGGCGAAGACAAGGTCAACCCGACCGCGATGATTCTCTCCGGCCGTCTCATGTTCGAGTACATGGGCTGGAAAGACGCTGGCAAACTCATCCGCGACGCAGTCGAGAAAACCATCTCCGAGGGCGACGTGACGTACGACCTCGAACGGCAGATCGAAGGCGGCAACAAACTCGCCACGAGCGAGTTCGCCGAGAAGATCGTCGAGAACATCAACGAACTCGCGTAACCGAGTTTTCGACCGCCGAACTCCCCACATATTTTGTTCGTCGCTGACGGCCTCCCCGTATGTCTCCTAGCGACGGCCCCGCGGGAATGCTCCACCACGTCGAACTGTACGCGGCGGATCTCGATTCGGCAATCGAGTTCTACGAATGGTTTCTCGGTGAACTCGGCTACGAACGGTACCAGCGATGGGAGTCGGGCCAGTCGTGGAAGTTGGGACCGACGTATCTGGTCGTGGTCGAAGCGCCCGACGAGTACCGCGACAACGATTTCCACCGCCGGACGCCGGGGCTGAACCACCTCGCCTTCCACGCTGAATCGCGGGCACACGTAGACGAACTCACCAGACAGCTCCGCGAACGCGGTGTGACGATACTCTACGAGGATGCCCACCCGTACGCGGGCGGCGACGACCACTACGCCGTCTACTTCGAGGGTCCGGAACGACTGAAACTGGAAGTCGTTGCGCCATCGTAACTACTCGGCCCGGTCGGCTATCGCCCGCGGCGAACTGAAGGATCAACGCCCTCAACCGTCTCTTTGCCTCGATTAAGTCCATGGTACAATTTATATAGATGCTAGTTGGCATGATCTGGCGTGAGCGCACGACCGGTGCCAAGGTTCAAATCCGACGACGCGGAAGCGAGCGTATGTACGCGGTGGTCGGCTGTTCAGAGTGCGGCAGTATGTGGCTGCTCACGGACCCGAGGCAGTCGAAGACGGCAAACTGTCCGCGCTGTGGACGGACGCATCAAACGAAGAAGCTACGGAAATTCCTCGAAACTGAGGATCGAGAGGCGGCTAGGCAGGCGCGTGCGGCCCTCCTCGCCAAGAAACACGGCGACAGCGAGGCGTTCGCCAAAACGGCGCACATTTCGGAGATGGAATCGCTGGTCGAGGAATCCGGCATCGACGACGCGGAGTATCTCGAAGCATCCGGTCTCGACGCCGACGAGGTCGCGTCAGCGGGTGAACAGGCGATGCAGGGTCAAACGTCGTCTTCGAACCGGCTCGACGTGGTTCGGGAGGCCCTCCGCAAAGAGGACCGACCGACAGAAGAGGAGGTGGTCGCTTACGCCGAGGAACACGGCGTCCCCGGCGAGGCGGCACGCAACGTCCTCGAAAAACTGACTCGGCGCGGCGAGGTGTCCGAGTCGCGCGGGCGGTACCGGTTGCTCTGAGACGACGCTGAGAAGAGGCGAGTTGAGATGTACACTCGGGTCGCTTAAAGCAGACCGAGCAGTTTCAGCGCGGTCAAAAGCGAGACGAGGACGCCCAAGACGAGTTTCACGAGTCGGAGGAGCCGCGTCGCCGTCCGGATGTCCGAAGAGTCGTCATCCTCGCTCTCGGCATCGCGCGCGTTAGCCGTCGCGTCCGACGGGCCGGAACCAGCGGGAACCATCGCTGGTGCGTTCGTTCGGGGGGACATGACACGGAACGTCCGCGGCGGGGCGGGGAACCCGCCGCGAACGTGTTCGTAGTGACGGACGAAAGACGGGTAAAAGCGAGCCATGGGTGCGCGGTGAAAGTGACCGGTTCGGCGGAAGTGAAATCGTGTCGGTGATGTCACCGTCGGACAGACCAGAAACGAAACGCTTTGTCGGCTACTCAACCGACGAGGAGGTATGACTGACTCGTTGCCCGCGCCCGTCGGCGTTATGGTGCGCGCGCTCGTCGCGGCCTGTTTCGTCGGCGGCGGTGTCGTTGCTCTCCTCGACCAGCGGTTCGTCCTCGCCGGTCTCGCTTACCTCGTGGGCTATACGATCCTCGCCGCGGCGGCGATCATACAGGGACAACGCCGTCGCGGGGCCGGACTGTCGCTCTCCGGCCTCGGGTGGGTGTCACTCGCACTCGGCGTCGCCGCCGGATACGCGACGGAGACCGGTCTCGCGCTCGTCGTCGGAGGTGTCGTACTCCTCGTCGTCGGAACGGTGATCGTCGTCTGGCCGTTCGGCAGCGAGATGACCGGAACAGACGAGACAACGGGCTGAGGATCGAATCGAAGGCGCTGCCGTCTAATTCACTTTTCACCAGTCTCCTCGTCGCCAGCCACCTCGTCACTACGCGTCGTATCGATACCGAACAGTCGATTACCGCCACAGAACCCTGTGGCGGCGTTCTGGAGTAACCCGAGACCCGCGAGTCCGGTGATGGCCGCCGTCGTTCGCCGTCCCACGCGGAGGGCCGAGACGGCGACAGCGACTAACCAGACACCGAGGACGCCTCGCAGGATTCGGTCGGATTCACCAACGTTCTGTCGCATATGAAGATGACTGGACTCCATGGCGAAGTCGATTCAGCCGAATACGTACGAGGGGTTTATCTGTCCCGCACGGAGCGTCAAGCGCGGCCGCCGTCTCGCAGCGACGTTCCCCGACGACGTTTTGTGTTCGCGTGTTGGGGTGGTCCGTATGAAGCGAGTCCGAATCACGCTTTCCCCACCCAACGCGTATCTCCCTCCCGTCTACCGTCTTCTCACACAGCAGGCGACGTATCTCTCGGAGGTGTACATCGTCAACTGGAACGTTACGGAACCGCCCGTCGGTTTCTTGCTTCTTGTCCGCGGAGCGTACGAGCGACTCGGCGACGAACTCGAAACCGCCGAGAACGTGCGCGACTTCGAGTTGTTCCCGAACGGCGACGAGGAGGCGTACTGCTTTCTCGCCGCCGACGGTATCACCGCGGGGCGCGCGCTGTTCGAGAACTTCACGCGAGAGGATATCCTCACCGTACCGCCTATCGAGTGTCACGACGACGGGAGCAGTACGTTCACGCTGGTCGGGACTGACGCCGCGATACAGGCCGCAGTCGAGGGCGTCCCTGAGGGCGTGACGGTGACTATCGATGCAGTCGGGACAGGGCGAGTCGCTGCGGACGACCCCGGAAGGTCACTCTCGCCGCGGCAACGAGAAACGGTGCAGGCCGCACTCCGGGTCGGGTACTACGACGTGCCCCGCGAAGCGACGACGGCAGCTGTCGCAGACGAAGTCGGATGCGCGACTGCGACCGCGTCCGAACATCTCCGGCGGGCGGAGCGGCGCGTTCTTTCGTCGCTGTTCGGCGAGTAAGCGGTGTGCGGGGACACAGCGTACGAGGCACCGCAAGCGCGAACGCCGCGCTACCGTCCGAGTTCAGCGTGCGCGCTGGAGAGGTGCCGCGACGCCAGCGCGGAGAGCAAGGAGAGTTCGCCCGCCAAAGAGCCGACAGCGATAGCTTCCGCGAGAGCGTCGGCGTTCGATCCCGCGGGGTCGCCGCCGCCGCGGACGCCCAGTACGTCGAGTCCTTCGGCCTGCGTCGGGAGTTTCGTCCCGCCACCGACGGTACCGACTTCGAGGCTGGCGATGGAGATGGAGACGTAGAGGTCACCGTCCTGCACCTCGGCAGTGGTGATGGCGTTTGCGCCCTCCACGACTTGCGCCTCGTCCTGCCCGGTGGCGAGGAACATCGCGGCGACGACGTTTGCGACGTGGGCGTTGAAGCCGAGACTGGCCGCCTTTGCGGAGCCGACGAGGTTCTTTCGGGTGTTGAGTTCGGCCACCGCTTCGGGGGTCGTGTGCAGGCGGTCTTCGACCACTTCGCGTGGGATGGTCACGTCGGTGGTGACCGAGCGCCCGCGTCCCTCGACAGCGTTGATCGCCGCGGGTTTCTTGTCGGTGCAGAGGTTGCCCGAGAGGGCCACGAGGGAGGCGTCCGTCTCGTCCTCAACGAGTTCACAGGCTGCCCGTGTGGCGATGGTGACCATGTTCATCCCCATCGCGTCCTTCGTGTCGTAGCGGAAGCGCAGGTGGACAGAGTTGCCGACGACGTACGGCGTCACGTCCAGCAGTTCGCCGTGGTTGGTCGTCTCCTCTGCCGCCTCGCGGAGCGCGTCACGGTTGTCGCGGACCCACTCGACCAGCGCCTCGGCCTCCACCACGTCTGCGACGCGGAACACCGGCGCGCGGGTCATCCCCGATTTGAGGATGCGCACGTTCGCGCCACCAGCGTCGTTCAGAACGGAACAGCCGCGGTTGACGCTGGCCAGCAGTGCGCCCTCCGTCGTGGCAAGGGGGAGGTAGCGTTCGCCGTCGAGTCGGCCGCCACGGATGCGGACGGGTCCGGCGACGCCCATCGGCACCTGTACGGCTCCGACCATGTTTTCGATGTTCGGGTCGGCACGTTCGGCGGGGAAGCCGTAGTCGCCGACGACATCCAGCGAGGCGTCCGACTGTTCCTCAACGAGGAGACGACGGGCGGCCGTCGCCGTGTCTGCGTCCGTGTGGTCTTCGAGTTCGTGAAATCGCAATTCGCCCGCTCGGACGCGTTCGGCAAGGTCCTCGGCCGCTGAAGGAGTAGAATCGGTCATGCCCCCGAGTATTTTGCGCACTCCCTAACCGTTATCGGTCGCTCTTCGCGTTCCCATCGTAACCGCCACCCCAACGGTTTTGCTCGTCCCCGTCACGTCGTGAGACATGACCGACGCCGCGGACCTCGTCCTCCTCGACGGCGAGATTCACACGCTTACGGACCCGGACGAGACGTACGAGGCGATGGCCGTTCGAGACGGCCGAATCGTTCGCCTCGGCGAGAGTTACGACGTGCAGTTTCTCGTCGGCACCGACACGGAGACGATAGACCTCGCTGGCGACGTGGTCCTTCCCGGCTTTATCGACGCCCACACCCACCTCGACATGGTCGGCCGATCACTCGTCCACGCTGACCTCTCGGGGGCCTCCGGTCCGGACGACTGTGTGGACCGTCTCCGCGCCCGGGGCGACGAATTGGCGTCCATCTCCGACGCCGGAAACGGCAACGAGGACGACACCGACGAGTGGATTCTGGGCTACGGGTACGATGAAAGCACGTGGGACGACTCCCGGTACCTCACGCGCGAGGATTTAGATGCTGTCTCGACGGACCAACCGGTTGCCGCCTTCCGCGAGGACATGCACGTCGCCTCGCTGAACTCCGTCGCACTTGCCAAGCACCGCGACGCGATGCCGGACGCCGACGTACGCGCTGAAGGAGGGAATCCAACCGGCGTTATCGTCGAGGAGGCAGTTGACGTGGTGTACGAGGAGATACAACCTGACGAGGAGCAGACAGAGAAACTGCTCCGCGCTGCGCAGGCGGCAGCCAACGAACGGGGCGTCACCGGCGTCCACGACATGACGCGCACCTCCCACAAACCGAGCGTCTACCGCGAGTTAGACAAGGCAGACGACCTGACGCTTCGCGTCCGCATCAATTACTGGGCGGACCACCTCGACAGCGTTATCGACGCCGGACTGCGGACGAATCACGGGAGCGAGATGGTCCGCGTCGGCGCGATAAAGACGTTCACCGACGGGTCGTTCGGCGGGCGGACGGCGAAACTCTCGGAACCGTACAGCGACGACGAGACGGAAACGGGGACATGGGTGGTAGATCCCGAGGAGTTGGCCGAAATCGTTTCTCGGGCGGACGCGCACGACCTGCAACTGTCGGCGCACGCTATCGGTGACGAAGCGGTCCACGCCGTCCTTGATGCCTATGAGGACTGCGAGAATCCGGAAAAAAGCCGTCACCGCGTCGAACACGCGGAACTCGCGGACGACGATGCAATCCGACGGTTTGCGGAGTCGGGAATCGTCGCCTCTGTCCAACCCAACTTCCTCAAATGGGCCGAAGCGGGGGGCCTGTACGACGCGCGCCTCGGCGAGAGACGAACGAAGACGAACCGCTACGCCGCCTTCACCGAGGCGGACGTCCCACTCGCGTTCGGAAGCGACTGCATGCCGTTGGACCCGCTTCTCGGCGTTCACTGGGCGGTTAACGCACCTGCCGAGGAACAACGACTGGGCGTCACCGAGGCGCTCCGCGCGTACACGACCGGCGCAGCGTACGCTGGATTCGACGAGGATCGACTCGGTACCATCGAGACGGGCAAGAAAGCGGACCTGACGATTCTGGCTGCGTCCCCGTGGGAATCCGACTCGATACGCGATATCGACGTTTCAGCGACTATCGTTGGCGGACAAGTCGTCTATGACCGCGACGTGTAGACCCCGAGCGACACACTGAACAAAAATTTTCTTCAACAGCACCTATCGGTGAGTAGTTACTCTCTCCCGAAATAACGAGGAGGTGCCGTTCTGGTGCGAGTGATTACCGCATAGTACGAAGCGGCAATCGATAGTCTGAAGAAAAATATTTTTCATCGGTCGGGTTTGAGGAGACAGTAACCCTGAGACGGGAAACCTATGGCACGATTAGAAACAGCGGGATTCGAGTCGGACCTGAGTCTCTTCAAGTACGACAACCTCGAACGGCTTCCGGAGGCGTACCGGGACCTGACCGAGGCGGACAGAACGACGAGAATCGAGGCGGCGCGCGAGGAACTCGGCGACGACGTCATCGTCCTCGGGCACAACTACCAACGCCGCGAAATCGTCGAACACGCCGACTTCATCGGTGACTCTTACGAACTGTCTAAGCGCGCGGCGGAGTCTGACGCGGAGTACGTCGTCTTCGCCGGTGTGACGTTCATGGCGGAAAGCGCGGACATCATCACCGACGACGACCAGACAGTGCTTCTCCCCTCGATGGAGGCGTCCTGTCCGATGGCCGGGATGGCAGAGGCCCTGCAGGTTGACGCCGCGTGGGAGCAGATAGACGCCGCCACGGGCGACAGAGACGTGATTCCGATCACGTACATGAACTCTTACGCCGACTTGAAGGCGTTCTGTGCCGAACAGGGCGGCCTCGTCTGCACCTCCTCGAACGCCGCCGACGCGTTCGAGTGGGCGTTCGAACGCGGCGACGTGGTGCTTTTCCTCCCTGATAAGCACCTCGGCCGCAACACCGCCGCCGAACTCGGAATGGACTCTGTGGCCGAGTGGGACCCGTGGAACCCCGAGGCACCCGATGCGACGGACGTGGCCGACGCCGACGTAGTTCTGTGGGACGGCTACTGTCAGGTTCA
It contains:
- the hmgA gene encoding hydroxymethylglutaryl-CoA reductase (NADPH) yields the protein MTDSTPSAAEDLAERVRAGELRFHELEDHTDADTATAARRLLVEEQSDASLDVVGDYGFPAERADPNIENMVGAVQVPMGVAGPVRIRGGRLDGERYLPLATTEGALLASVNRGCSVLNDAGGANVRILKSGMTRAPVFRVADVVEAEALVEWVRDNRDALREAAEETTNHGELLDVTPYVVGNSVHLRFRYDTKDAMGMNMVTIATRAACELVEDETDASLVALSGNLCTDKKPAAINAVEGRGRSVTTDVTIPREVVEDRLHTTPEAVAELNTRKNLVGSAKAASLGFNAHVANVVAAMFLATGQDEAQVVEGANAITTAEVQDGDLYVSISIASLEVGTVGGGTKLPTQAEGLDVLGVRGGGDPAGSNADALAEAIAVGSLAGELSLLSALASRHLSSAHAELGR
- the icd gene encoding isocitrate dehydrogenase (NADP(+)), translated to MSYDQIEVPENGEKITLADEETGELSVPDNPIIPIIHGDGIGTDVGPAAQKVLDAAAEATGRSIEWLRVYAGESARKKYDENLPEDTVQAIKDHRVAIKGPLTTPVGAGFRSLNVALRKKLDLYANVRPTYHLDGVPSPVKNPSAMDMVTFRENTEDVYAGIEWEAGTDEVQQVKEFVEEEMGHDDVIHDGPVGIGIKPITEFGTKRLVREAIEYAIENDRDSVTLVHKGNIMKFTEGAFRDWGYELAAEEFGDVTITEDELWEEYDGEKPEDKIVVKDRIADNMLQQLLTRTADYDVIATMNLNGDYMSDAAGAQIGGLGIAPGANFGEGLCLAEPVHGSAPKYAGEDKVNPTAMILSGRLMFEYMGWKDAGKLIRDAVEKTISEGDVTYDLERQIEGGNKLATSEFAEKIVENINELA
- a CDS encoding YgaP family membrane protein, whose product is MRQNVGESDRILRGVLGVWLVAVAVSALRVGRRTTAAITGLAGLGLLQNAATGFCGGNRLFGIDTTRSDEVAGDEETGEK
- a CDS encoding helix-turn-helix domain-containing protein produces the protein MKRVRITLSPPNAYLPPVYRLLTQQATYLSEVYIVNWNVTEPPVGFLLLVRGAYERLGDELETAENVRDFELFPNGDEEAYCFLAADGITAGRALFENFTREDILTVPPIECHDDGSSTFTLVGTDAAIQAAVEGVPEGVTVTIDAVGTGRVAADDPGRSLSPRQRETVQAALRVGYYDVPREATTAAVADEVGCATATASEHLRRAERRVLSSLFGE
- a CDS encoding DUF5817 domain-containing protein; protein product: MYAVVGCSECGSMWLLTDPRQSKTANCPRCGRTHQTKKLRKFLETEDREAARQARAALLAKKHGDSEAFAKTAHISEMESLVEESGIDDAEYLEASGLDADEVASAGEQAMQGQTSSSNRLDVVREALRKEDRPTEEEVVAYAEEHGVPGEAARNVLEKLTRRGEVSESRGRYRLL
- a CDS encoding VOC family protein, which produces MLHHVELYAADLDSAIEFYEWFLGELGYERYQRWESGQSWKLGPTYLVVVEAPDEYRDNDFHRRTPGLNHLAFHAESRAHVDELTRQLRERGVTILYEDAHPYAGGDDHYAVYFEGPERLKLEVVAPS